One region of Streptomyces capillispiralis genomic DNA includes:
- the mshC gene encoding cysteine--1-D-myo-inosityl 2-amino-2-deoxy-alpha-D-glucopyranoside ligase, translating into MHAWPASEVPALPGQGRDLRIHDTATGGPITLDPGPVARIYVCGITPYDATHIGHAATYNAFDLVQRVWLDTKRQVHYVQNVTDVDDPLLERAERDGVDWAALAEQETALFREDMTALRMLPPRHYIGAVEAIPGIVPLVERLRDLGAAYEVDGDIYFSVESDPHFGKVSNLDAAAMRLLSAERGGDPERPGKKNPVDPMLWMAAREGEPSWDGGSLGRGRPGWHIECVAIALDHLGMGFDVQGGGSDLVFPHHEMGASHAQVLTGEFPMAKAYVHAGMVALHGEKMSKSKGNLVFVSALRREGVDPAAIRLALLAHHYRADWEWTDQVLQDAVTRLGHWRAAVSRPDGPPAEALVEEIREALAADLNAPAALAAVDRWALLQEESGGTDPGAPGVVSRAVDALLGVAL; encoded by the coding sequence ATGCATGCCTGGCCCGCTTCCGAGGTCCCCGCCCTGCCCGGTCAGGGCCGCGACCTGAGGATCCACGACACCGCGACCGGGGGCCCGATCACCCTCGACCCCGGTCCCGTCGCCCGTATCTACGTCTGTGGCATCACTCCCTACGACGCCACCCACATCGGACACGCGGCGACCTACAACGCGTTCGACCTCGTGCAGCGCGTGTGGCTCGACACCAAGCGGCAGGTGCACTACGTCCAGAACGTCACGGACGTCGACGACCCGCTGCTGGAGCGGGCCGAGCGGGACGGTGTCGACTGGGCCGCGCTGGCGGAGCAGGAGACCGCCCTCTTCCGCGAGGACATGACCGCCCTGCGGATGCTGCCGCCCCGCCACTACATAGGCGCCGTGGAGGCCATACCGGGCATCGTGCCGCTCGTCGAGCGGCTGCGCGACCTCGGCGCGGCCTACGAGGTCGACGGCGACATCTACTTCTCCGTCGAGTCGGACCCGCACTTCGGCAAGGTCTCGAACCTCGACGCCGCCGCGATGCGGCTGCTGTCCGCCGAGCGCGGCGGTGACCCGGAGCGTCCGGGCAAGAAGAACCCGGTCGACCCGATGCTCTGGATGGCCGCCCGCGAGGGCGAGCCGAGCTGGGACGGCGGCTCGCTGGGCCGGGGCCGGCCCGGCTGGCACATCGAGTGCGTGGCCATCGCCCTCGACCACCTCGGCATGGGCTTCGACGTCCAGGGCGGCGGCTCCGACCTGGTCTTCCCGCACCACGAGATGGGCGCCTCGCACGCCCAGGTGCTCACCGGCGAGTTCCCCATGGCGAAGGCGTACGTCCACGCCGGCATGGTCGCCCTGCACGGCGAGAAGATGTCCAAGTCCAAGGGCAACCTGGTCTTCGTGTCCGCGCTGCGGCGCGAGGGCGTGGACCCGGCGGCGATCCGGCTGGCGCTGCTCGCCCACCACTACCGTGCCGACTGGGAGTGGACCGACCAGGTCCTCCAGGACGCCGTGACCCGGCTCGGCCACTGGCGCGCCGCGGTCTCCCGCCCCGACGGCCCGCCCGCCGAGGCGCTGGTCGAGGAGATCCGCGAGGCGCTCGCCGCCGACCTGAACGCCCCGGCCGCCCTGGCGGCCGTCGACCGCTGGGCCCTGCTGCAGGAGGAGAGCGGCGGCACGGACCCGGGCGCGCCCGGCGTCGTCTCCCGCGCGGTGGACGCCCTGCTCGGCGTCGCGCTGTAA
- a CDS encoding DUF3090 domain-containing protein: MSRQVFLYDQPERFVAGTVGLPGRRTFFLQASAGSRVTSVALEKTQVAALAERMDELLDEVVRRSGGSAAVPAMAPSEITDTAPLDTPVEEEFRVGTMALAWDGEEQRMIVEAQALVELDADSEEDLAEAEERLLQDEENGPPMLRVRLTGAQARAFAKRALDVVNAGRPPCPLCSLPLDPEGHVCPRQNGYRRGA, from the coding sequence GTGTCCCGTCAGGTGTTCCTCTACGACCAACCGGAACGTTTCGTGGCCGGTACGGTCGGACTGCCAGGGCGCCGTACGTTCTTCCTCCAGGCCTCCGCCGGCTCCCGGGTGACCAGCGTGGCCCTGGAGAAGACCCAGGTCGCGGCGCTCGCCGAGCGCATGGACGAACTGCTCGACGAGGTCGTGCGGCGCAGCGGCGGCAGCGCCGCGGTGCCCGCCATGGCGCCGTCCGAGATCACCGACACCGCCCCGCTGGACACCCCCGTGGAGGAGGAGTTCCGCGTCGGCACCATGGCGCTCGCCTGGGACGGCGAGGAGCAGCGCATGATCGTCGAGGCGCAGGCCCTCGTCGAACTGGACGCCGACTCCGAGGAGGACCTCGCCGAGGCCGAGGAGCGGCTGCTCCAGGACGAGGAGAACGGGCCGCCCATGCTCCGCGTCCGCCTCACCGGCGCGCAGGCCCGTGCCTTCGCCAAGCGCGCCCTCGACGTCGTCAACGCCGGGCGGCCGCCGTGCCCGCTGTGCAGCCTCCCGCTCGACCCGGAAGGACACGTATGTCCGCGCCAGAACGGATACCGCCGCGGAGCGTGA
- a CDS encoding histidine phosphatase family protein, producing MPTLLLVRHGRSTANTEGLLAGWTPGVTLDDRGAQQAAALPGRLAELPLSEIVTSPLQRCQETLRPLLEARPGLTAHTDDRIGECHYGDWSGRKLAELQDEPLMQVVQAHPSAAAFPGGESMRAMQTRAAEAVREWNARVERDHGADAVYLMCSHGDIIKSLVADALGLHLDLFQRISVEPCSITAIRYTRLRPFLVRLGDTGDFASLAPREETPADDATVGGDAGAP from the coding sequence ATGCCCACGTTGCTCCTGGTCCGGCACGGACGCTCCACCGCCAATACCGAGGGACTGCTCGCCGGCTGGACGCCCGGCGTCACCCTCGACGACCGCGGGGCCCAGCAGGCCGCCGCACTGCCCGGGCGGCTCGCCGAGCTGCCGCTCTCCGAGATCGTCACCAGCCCCCTGCAGCGCTGCCAGGAGACCCTCCGGCCGCTCCTGGAAGCCCGCCCCGGCCTCACCGCCCACACCGACGACCGCATCGGCGAGTGCCACTACGGCGACTGGTCGGGCCGCAAACTCGCCGAGCTCCAGGACGAGCCCCTGATGCAGGTGGTGCAGGCGCACCCGTCGGCGGCGGCGTTCCCCGGCGGGGAGTCCATGCGCGCGATGCAGACACGCGCCGCCGAGGCGGTGCGCGAGTGGAACGCGCGTGTGGAGCGCGACCACGGCGCCGACGCCGTGTACCTCATGTGTTCGCACGGCGACATCATCAAGTCTCTCGTCGCCGACGCACTCGGACTTCATCTCGACCTCTTCCAGCGGATTTCCGTTGAACCGTGTTCCATCACCGCGATCCGTTACACACGACTGCGGCCGTTTCTCGTCCGTCTCGGCGACACCGGCGACTTCGCGTCCCTGGCGCCGCGCGAGGAGACGCCCGCCGACGACGCCACGGTCGGGGGTGACGCGGGCGCACCGTGA
- a CDS encoding SCO1664 family protein yields MSAPERIPPRSVSADDPAVAVLLAEGELTVRGRIREASNAALYCTVTHEGLEAACVYKPVAGERPLWDFPDGTLAGREVAAYEVSRATGWGLVPPTVLRDGPYGEGMCQLWIETAPAGAELLALVDAEEPEPGWKAVGFAEVGEGRTALLVHADDERLRRLSVLDAVINNADRKGGHLLPTADGLLYGIDHGVTFNVEDKLRTLLWGWAGEPLTEEALDVLKGLRKALADGGTLTTALTPLITPAEVDAARARVEALLTSGVHPEPGGRWPAIPWPPV; encoded by the coding sequence ATGTCCGCGCCAGAACGGATACCGCCGCGGAGCGTGAGCGCCGACGACCCGGCCGTCGCGGTGCTGCTCGCCGAGGGCGAGCTGACCGTGCGCGGACGCATCCGTGAGGCGTCGAACGCCGCGCTGTACTGCACCGTGACGCACGAGGGCCTCGAGGCCGCGTGCGTCTACAAGCCGGTCGCGGGGGAGCGGCCCCTGTGGGACTTCCCCGACGGGACGCTCGCCGGGCGCGAGGTCGCGGCGTACGAGGTCTCCCGGGCGACCGGGTGGGGGCTGGTGCCGCCCACCGTGCTGCGCGACGGCCCCTACGGCGAGGGCATGTGCCAGCTGTGGATCGAGACGGCGCCCGCCGGCGCGGAACTCCTCGCCCTGGTGGATGCCGAGGAGCCCGAACCGGGGTGGAAGGCGGTCGGCTTCGCGGAGGTCGGCGAGGGCCGTACCGCGCTGCTCGTGCACGCCGACGACGAGCGGCTGCGCCGCCTGTCGGTGCTCGACGCGGTGATCAACAACGCGGACCGCAAGGGCGGGCACCTGCTGCCCACCGCGGACGGCCTGCTGTACGGCATCGACCACGGCGTCACCTTCAACGTCGAGGACAAGCTGCGCACGCTGCTGTGGGGCTGGGCGGGGGAGCCGCTGACCGAGGAGGCGCTCGACGTCCTCAAGGGCCTCAGGAAGGCCCTCGCGGACGGCGGGACCCTCACCACCGCCCTCACCCCCCTGATCACCCCCGCGGAGGTCGACGCGGCGCGGGCCCGCGTGGAGGCGTTGCTCACCTCGGGTGTCCACCCGGAGCCCGGCGGGCGGTGGCCGGCCATCCCGTGGCCGCCGGTCTGA
- the glpK gene encoding glycerol kinase GlpK — MTDAHTAGPFIAAIDQGTTSSRCIVFDRDGRIVSVDQKEHEQIFPKPGWVEHDATEIWTNVQEVVAGAVAKAGITRDDIKAIGITNQRETTVLWDRNTGEPVHNAIVWQDTRTDSLCKELGRNVGQDRFRRETGLPLASYFAGPKARWLLDNVEGLKERAEAGDILFGTMDSWVIWNLTGGVDGGHHVTDVTNASRTMLMNLHTMQWDQKIAESIGVPTAMLPEIRSSAEVYGEIKGGKLGDLLGGIPVASALGDQQAALFGQTCFAEGETKSTYGTGTFMVMNTGDKIINSYSGLLTTVGYKIGEQDTVYALEGSIAVTGSLVQWMRDQMGLISTAAEIETLALSVEDNGGAYFVPAFSGLFAPYWRSDARGVIAGLTRYVTKAHLARAVLEATAWQTREIADAMTKDSGVELTALKVDGGMTSNNLLMQTLADFVDAPVVRPMVAETTCLGAAYAAGLAVGFWNSTDDLRANWRRAAEWTPRMDAETRDREYKSWLKAVERTMGWLEDEE; from the coding sequence GTGACCGACGCCCACACCGCCGGCCCCTTCATCGCCGCCATCGACCAGGGCACCACCTCCTCCCGCTGCATCGTCTTCGACCGCGACGGGCGCATCGTCTCCGTCGACCAGAAGGAGCACGAGCAGATCTTCCCCAAGCCGGGCTGGGTCGAGCACGACGCCACCGAGATCTGGACCAACGTCCAGGAGGTCGTCGCCGGAGCCGTCGCCAAGGCCGGCATCACCCGCGACGACATCAAGGCCATCGGCATCACCAACCAGCGCGAGACGACCGTGCTGTGGGACAGGAACACCGGTGAGCCGGTCCACAACGCCATCGTGTGGCAGGACACCCGCACCGACTCCCTGTGCAAGGAGCTCGGCCGCAACGTCGGCCAGGACCGCTTCCGCCGCGAGACCGGCCTTCCCCTCGCCTCCTACTTCGCCGGTCCGAAGGCCCGCTGGCTGCTCGACAACGTCGAGGGTCTCAAGGAGCGCGCCGAGGCGGGCGACATCCTCTTCGGCACCATGGACTCCTGGGTCATCTGGAACCTGACCGGCGGTGTCGACGGCGGCCACCACGTCACCGACGTCACCAACGCGTCCCGCACGATGCTGATGAACCTGCACACCATGCAGTGGGACCAGAAGATCGCCGAGTCCATCGGCGTCCCGACGGCGATGCTCCCCGAGATCCGCTCGTCCGCCGAGGTCTACGGCGAGATCAAGGGCGGCAAGCTGGGCGACCTGCTCGGCGGCATCCCGGTCGCCTCCGCGCTCGGCGACCAGCAGGCGGCCCTGTTCGGCCAGACCTGCTTCGCCGAGGGCGAGACCAAGTCGACGTACGGCACCGGCACCTTCATGGTGATGAACACCGGTGACAAGATCATCAACTCCTACTCGGGCCTGCTGACCACGGTCGGCTACAAGATCGGCGAACAGGACACGGTCTACGCCCTGGAGGGCTCGATCGCCGTCACCGGTTCGCTGGTGCAGTGGATGCGCGACCAGATGGGCCTGATCTCCACCGCCGCCGAGATCGAGACGCTCGCGCTCTCGGTCGAGGACAACGGCGGCGCCTACTTCGTACCGGCCTTCTCCGGCCTGTTCGCCCCGTACTGGCGCTCCGACGCCCGCGGTGTGATCGCCGGCCTGACCCGGTACGTCACCAAGGCGCACCTCGCGCGCGCCGTGCTGGAGGCCACCGCCTGGCAGACGCGGGAGATCGCGGACGCCATGACCAAGGACTCCGGCGTGGAGCTGACCGCCCTCAAGGTCGACGGCGGCATGACCTCCAACAACCTGCTGATGCAGACCCTCGCCGACTTCGTGGACGCCCCGGTGGTGCGCCCCATGGTCGCCGAGACCACCTGCCTCGGCGCCGCCTACGCCGCCGGTCTCGCCGTCGGCTTCTGGAACAGCACCGACGACCTGCGCGCCAACTGGCGGCGGGCCGCCGAGTGGACCCCCCGCATGGACGCGGAGACCCGCGACCGTGAGTACAAGAGCTGGCTCAAGGCCGTCGAGCGGACCATGGGCTGGCTCGAGGACGAGGAGTAA
- a CDS encoding PAC2 family protein has product MIELEGVPELIDPVMVAAFEGWNDAGDAASTAVAHLEREWKGEVFAALDAEDYYDFQVNRPTVFMDGGVRKITWPTTRLSVVRVGGDKPRDLVLVRGIEPSMRWRSFCNEILGFAHELGVELVVVLGALLGDTPHTRPVPISGTTSDPDLARRMDLEETKYEGPTGIVGILQEACTHAGVPAVSLWAAVPHYVSQPPNPKATLALLNRLEDLIDVRVPLGELPEDARAWQLGVDQLAAEDSEVAEYVQTLEEARDTAELPEASGEAIAREFERYLRRRDGASGPPGGHATADGSEGTPYRRDTPGGRSRPSKPSRPETDTGPDPAPGPDSGAEPGTGPGTDPGKGTTADGEDSSED; this is encoded by the coding sequence GTGATCGAGCTCGAGGGGGTTCCCGAGCTGATCGACCCGGTCATGGTGGCCGCGTTCGAGGGCTGGAACGATGCCGGTGACGCCGCCTCCACCGCGGTCGCACACCTGGAGCGGGAATGGAAGGGCGAGGTGTTCGCGGCGCTGGACGCCGAGGACTACTACGACTTCCAGGTGAACCGCCCCACGGTGTTCATGGACGGCGGGGTCCGCAAGATCACCTGGCCGACCACGCGGCTGTCGGTGGTCCGGGTCGGCGGCGACAAGCCGCGCGACCTGGTGCTGGTGCGCGGCATCGAGCCGTCCATGCGGTGGCGTTCGTTCTGCAACGAGATCCTCGGCTTCGCGCACGAACTCGGCGTGGAACTGGTGGTCGTGCTGGGCGCGCTGCTCGGTGACACCCCGCACACCCGCCCGGTCCCGATCAGCGGCACCACGTCCGACCCGGACCTGGCCCGCCGCATGGACCTGGAGGAGACCAAGTACGAGGGCCCCACGGGGATCGTCGGCATCCTCCAGGAGGCGTGCACGCACGCCGGTGTCCCGGCGGTGTCGCTGTGGGCGGCGGTGCCGCACTACGTGTCGCAGCCGCCCAACCCCAAGGCCACGCTGGCCCTCCTCAACCGGCTGGAGGACCTGATCGACGTGCGCGTCCCGCTGGGCGAACTGCCCGAGGACGCGCGCGCCTGGCAGCTGGGTGTGGACCAACTGGCCGCGGAGGACAGCGAGGTGGCCGAGTACGTCCAGACGCTGGAGGAGGCCCGGGACACCGCCGAGTTGCCGGAGGCGTCGGGCGAGGCGATCGCCCGCGAGTTCGAGCGGTATCTGCGGCGCCGTGACGGGGCGTCGGGGCCGCCCGGCGGGCACGCCACGGCCGACGGCTCGGAGGGCACGCCGTACCGGCGGGACACTCCGGGCGGCCGCTCCCGTCCGTCGAAGCCGTCCAGACCGGAGACGGACACGGGTCCCGATCCCGCTCCGGGTCCGGATTCCGGCGCGGAGCCGGGGACCGGTCCGGGGACGGATCCGGGGAAGGGTACGACCGCGGACGGCGAGGATTCGTCGGAGGACTGA
- a CDS encoding MIP/aquaporin family protein — translation MSSSDIFIGETIGTAILILLGGGVCAAVTLKASKARNAGWLAIAFGWGFAVMTAVYIAGPLSGAHLNPAVTVALAIKDGEWSNVPVYFAGEFLGAMIGAALVWVAYYGQFHAHLTDKEIVGGPGAQTTAAKAVEAQEKGAGPVLGIFSTGPEIRNTAQNLATEIVGTFVLLLAVLTQGLNGAGDGLGVLGGLITALVVVSIGLSLGGPTGYAINPARDLGPRIVHALLPLPNKGGSDWSYAWIPVVGPLIGGALAAGLYNVAFA, via the coding sequence GTGTCCAGCTCCGACATCTTCATCGGCGAGACCATCGGTACCGCCATACTCATCCTGCTCGGCGGCGGCGTCTGTGCCGCCGTGACGCTGAAGGCCTCCAAGGCCCGTAACGCCGGCTGGCTCGCCATCGCCTTCGGGTGGGGCTTCGCCGTCATGACGGCGGTGTACATCGCGGGACCGCTCTCGGGCGCCCACCTCAACCCGGCCGTGACCGTGGCCCTCGCCATCAAGGACGGCGAGTGGAGCAACGTTCCGGTCTACTTCGCCGGAGAGTTCCTCGGCGCGATGATCGGTGCGGCGCTCGTGTGGGTCGCCTACTACGGCCAGTTCCACGCCCACCTCACCGACAAGGAGATCGTCGGCGGTCCGGGCGCGCAGACCACCGCCGCCAAGGCGGTCGAGGCCCAGGAGAAGGGCGCGGGCCCGGTGCTCGGCATCTTCTCCACCGGCCCGGAGATCCGGAACACGGCGCAGAACCTCGCCACGGAGATCGTCGGCACCTTCGTGCTGCTGCTCGCCGTGCTCACCCAGGGCCTGAACGGCGCGGGCGACGGCCTCGGCGTGCTGGGCGGTCTGATCACGGCGCTCGTGGTCGTCTCGATCGGTCTGTCGCTGGGCGGCCCGACCGGTTACGCCATCAACCCGGCCCGTGACCTCGGTCCGCGCATCGTGCACGCGCTGCTGCCGCTGCCCAACAAGGGCGGCTCCGACTGGTCCTACGCCTGGATCCCGGTGGTCGGTCCGCTGATCGGCGGCGCCCTCGCGGCCGGTCTCTACAACGTCGCCTTCGCGTAG
- a CDS encoding glycerol-3-phosphate dehydrogenase/oxidase, translating into MTTQSTLQTVPALGTHPASGSNPSRAETREQLSKASYDLLVIGGGILGISTAWHAAQSGLRVALVDAGDWAGATSSASSKLLHGGLRYLQTGAVKLVAENHFERRAVSRQVAPHLANPLTFYLPVYKGGPHGAAKLGAGVFAYSALSAFGDGVGHLLSPAKAAQDVPELRTENLKAVAVYGDDQMNDARMALMTVRAAAESGAVVLNHAEVTGLRFTGGKVTGAELRDRLSGDEFGVNARLVLNATGPWVDHLRRMEDPGAAPSIRLSKGAHLVLKRTSPWKAALATPIDKYRITFALPWEDMLLLGTTDEEFEGDPGDVAVTEKDTAQILDEAAFSIRDQQLDRDLITYAFAGLRVLPGGPGDTAKAKRETVVTEGRGGMLSVAGGKWTTFRHIGRTVMQKLQALPGHPLGDDFEPVSALPKKLPLPGVANPRAVAHRLLVDGPAPGPRMAADTARHLATHYGSLAFDIARMANDDPALARRVHPEAPEIWAQVVWARDHEWAETADDVLRRRTTLTIRGLATDEVRANVQDLLDRK; encoded by the coding sequence ATGACCACTCAGTCCACCCTGCAGACCGTGCCTGCCCTGGGGACGCACCCGGCCTCCGGCTCGAACCCGAGCCGGGCCGAGACCCGGGAGCAGCTCTCCAAGGCGTCGTACGACCTTCTCGTGATCGGCGGCGGCATCCTGGGCATCTCCACCGCCTGGCACGCCGCGCAGTCCGGCCTCAGGGTGGCTCTGGTGGACGCCGGTGACTGGGCCGGCGCCACCTCCTCCGCCTCCTCCAAGCTGCTCCACGGCGGTCTGCGCTACCTGCAGACCGGCGCGGTGAAGCTGGTGGCGGAGAACCACTTCGAGCGCCGTGCGGTCTCCCGCCAGGTCGCCCCCCACCTGGCGAACCCGCTCACGTTCTACCTCCCCGTCTACAAGGGCGGGCCGCACGGCGCGGCGAAGCTCGGGGCGGGTGTTTTCGCCTACTCGGCGCTGTCGGCCTTCGGTGACGGCGTCGGGCACCTGCTCTCCCCCGCCAAGGCCGCGCAGGACGTGCCGGAGCTGCGCACCGAGAACCTCAAGGCCGTCGCCGTCTACGGCGACGACCAGATGAACGACGCGCGGATGGCCCTGATGACGGTCCGCGCGGCGGCCGAGTCGGGCGCGGTCGTGCTCAACCACGCCGAGGTCACCGGCCTGCGCTTCACCGGCGGCAAGGTCACCGGCGCCGAGCTGCGCGACCGCCTCTCGGGCGACGAGTTCGGTGTGAACGCCCGGCTGGTGCTCAACGCCACCGGCCCGTGGGTCGACCACCTGCGCCGCATGGAGGACCCCGGTGCCGCGCCGTCCATCCGGCTGTCGAAGGGCGCGCACCTGGTCCTGAAGCGGACCTCCCCGTGGAAGGCCGCGCTGGCCACGCCGATCGACAAGTACCGGATCACCTTCGCCCTCCCCTGGGAGGACATGCTGCTGCTCGGCACGACCGACGAGGAGTTCGAGGGCGACCCGGGGGACGTCGCGGTCACGGAGAAGGACACCGCGCAGATACTCGACGAGGCCGCGTTCTCCATCCGCGACCAGCAGCTCGACCGTGATCTGATCACGTACGCGTTCGCGGGTCTGCGGGTGCTGCCGGGCGGCCCCGGGGACACGGCCAAGGCCAAGCGCGAGACGGTCGTGACCGAGGGCCGGGGCGGGATGCTGTCCGTCGCCGGCGGCAAGTGGACCACGTTCCGCCACATCGGCCGCACGGTGATGCAGAAGCTCCAGGCGCTGCCCGGTCACCCGCTCGGCGACGACTTCGAGCCGGTCTCGGCGCTGCCGAAGAAGCTGCCGCTGCCGGGTGTCGCCAACCCGCGCGCGGTCGCCCACCGGCTGCTGGTCGACGGTCCGGCGCCCGGCCCCCGCATGGCCGCGGACACCGCCCGGCACCTGGCCACCCACTACGGCTCGCTGGCCTTCGACATCGCCCGCATGGCCAACGACGACCCGGCGCTCGCCCGGCGCGTCCACCCCGAGGCCCCGGAGATCTGGGCGCAGGTCGTCTGGGCCCGCGACCACGAGTGGGCCGAGACCGCGGACGACGTGCTGCGCCGCCGCACCACCCTGACGATCCGGGGCCTGGCCACGGACGAGGTCCGCGCCAACGTCCAGGACCTGCTCGACAGGAAGTGA
- a CDS encoding IclR family transcriptional regulator produces MARNIQSLERAAAMLRLLAGGERRLGLSDIASSLGLAKGTAHGILRTLQQEGFVEQDDASGRYQLGAELLRLGTTYLDVHELRARALVWTDDLARSSGESVYLGVLHQQGVLIVHHVFRPDDSRQVLEIGAMQPLHSTALGKVLSAYDPVAHSEALEADRKAFTDHTVCELDGFEHILDLTRARGYAADVEETWEGVASVAAPIHDRRRMPVGAVGITGAVERLRRDGELRPELIAAVRDCARAVSRDLGAGRF; encoded by the coding sequence ATGGCACGGAACATCCAGTCGCTCGAACGGGCGGCAGCGATGCTGCGGCTGCTCGCGGGCGGCGAGCGGCGGCTCGGCCTGTCGGACATCGCCTCGTCGCTGGGCCTCGCCAAGGGCACCGCCCACGGCATCCTGCGCACCCTCCAGCAGGAGGGGTTCGTGGAGCAGGACGACGCCTCCGGGCGCTACCAGCTGGGCGCCGAGCTGCTGCGCCTGGGCACGACCTACCTCGACGTCCACGAGCTGCGGGCCCGCGCCCTCGTGTGGACCGACGACCTGGCCCGCTCCAGCGGCGAGAGCGTCTACCTGGGCGTCCTGCACCAGCAGGGCGTGCTGATCGTGCACCACGTCTTCCGCCCCGACGACAGCCGGCAGGTCCTGGAGATAGGGGCCATGCAGCCGCTGCACTCCACGGCCCTGGGCAAGGTGCTGTCGGCGTACGACCCGGTGGCCCACAGCGAGGCGCTGGAGGCGGACCGCAAGGCGTTCACCGACCACACCGTGTGCGAGCTGGACGGCTTCGAGCACATCCTCGACCTGACCCGCGCGCGCGGGTACGCGGCCGACGTGGAGGAGACCTGGGAGGGCGTGGCCTCCGTGGCCGCCCCCATCCACGACCGGCGGCGGATGCCGGTCGGCGCGGTCGGCATCACGGGCGCGGTGGAGCGGCTGCGCCGGGACGGCGAGCTGCGGCCCGAGCTGATCGCGGCGGTACGGGACTGCGCCCGCGCGGTGTCGCGGGACCTGGGCGCCGGGCGGTTCTGA
- a CDS encoding FadR/GntR family transcriptional regulator produces the protein MAVTDEAIEKIKKMIVSGALRPGARLPKESELAAELGLSRNSLREAVRALSLIRILDVRQGDGTYVTSLDPQLLLEAVSFVVDFHRDDTVLEFLAVRRILEPAATALAATLIDEAELDALSDQLDALGEHPSVEDLVAADLDFHRGIVRGAGNSVLCSLLDGLSGPTTRARVWRGLTQEDAVGRTLREHRAILAALRDRDPEAARSWATVHIASVEQWLRSTL, from the coding sequence ATGGCAGTCACCGACGAGGCGATCGAGAAGATCAAGAAAATGATCGTCTCCGGCGCGCTGCGTCCCGGTGCCCGGCTGCCCAAGGAGAGCGAACTCGCCGCCGAGCTGGGGCTGTCCCGCAACTCCCTGCGCGAGGCGGTGCGGGCCCTGTCACTGATCCGCATCCTCGACGTGCGGCAGGGCGACGGCACCTACGTCACCAGCCTCGACCCGCAACTCCTGCTGGAAGCGGTGAGTTTCGTGGTCGACTTCCACCGCGACGACACCGTCCTGGAGTTCCTCGCCGTGCGCCGCATCCTGGAGCCGGCCGCGACCGCCCTCGCGGCGACCCTGATCGACGAGGCCGAACTGGACGCCCTGTCCGACCAGTTGGACGCGCTCGGCGAACACCCGTCGGTGGAGGACCTGGTCGCCGCCGACCTGGACTTCCACCGGGGCATCGTGCGCGGGGCCGGCAACTCCGTGCTGTGTTCCCTGCTGGACGGTCTGTCCGGCCCCACCACCCGGGCGCGTGTCTGGCGCGGCCTCACCCAGGAGGACGCGGTCGGCCGCACCCTGCGCGAGCACCGGGCCATCCTCGCCGCCCTGCGGGACCGGGATCCCGAGGCCGCGCGGTCCTGGGCGACGGTGCACATCGCGAGCGTGGAGCAGTGGCTGCGCTCCACTCTGTGA